One Narcine bancroftii isolate sNarBan1 chromosome 3, sNarBan1.hap1, whole genome shotgun sequence DNA window includes the following coding sequences:
- the cdc42ep4b gene encoding cdc42 effector protein 4 — MPILKQLVASSSQSKRRSRVDLTADMISAPLGDFRHTMHVGRGGDVFGDTSFLSSKVGATAPAPDEATPKPGLLSRKFRSSSKRSQSVTRVDKQDVLTQSDSAFFVKNAVSLPQLNDKNVEPTNQLAKSLSSSPLKKLPNENMENKPVNGAASAVESKSVEYQDERDFGDITDLPKSLSSGGFPLKHAESIMSFHVDLGPSMLGDILSVMEKDTWENDLGLGEVKEGDYSNSQKMTTEKCVEDPSRSTSTLLSTVKNISHSPGSGSCLSQASGSVSSLASGTTEEMRSVYEGVSHGNTDCMKNTSESTDAFGAEENEGDEFTFMDEEDEIRV, encoded by the coding sequence ATGCCAATCCTGAAGCAGCTAGTAGCCAGTTCCAGCCAGTCTAAGCGTCGGTCCCGTGTCGACTTGACTGCAGATATGATCAGTGCACCTCTTGGTGATTTTCGCCACACGATGCATGTGGGTCGTGGAGGTGATGTCTTTGGAGACACATCTTTCCTTTCTAGCAAGGTTGGAGCTacagctcctgctcctgatgaAGCAACCCCTAAACCAGGTTTGCTCTCTCGAAAATTTAGAAGCAGCAGCAAACGATCTCAGTCAGTAACACGTGTCGATAAGCAAGATGTACTAACACAAAGTGATTCAGCTTTCTTTGTGAAAAATGCTGTATCTCTTCCTCAGCTAAATGATAAGAATGTGGAGCCAACTAATCAATTGGCAAAGAGTCTTTCATCAAGCCCTCTAAAGAAGCTTCCAAATGAAAACATGGAAAATAAACCTGTTAATGGGGCTGCCAGTGCAGTTGAAAGTAAATCAGTAGAGTATCAGGATGAGAGAGATTTTGGAGATATCACAGACCTTCCTAAATCTCTCTCCAGTGGTGGGTTTCCATTAAAACATGCTGAATCCATCATGTCGTTCCATGTTGATCTTGGTCCTTCAATGCTTGGTGATATTTTAAGTGTTATGGAGAAAGATACTTGGGAAAATGATCTTGGTTTGGGAGAAGTCAAAGAAGGTGATTATTCTAATTCACAAAAGATGACAACAGAAAAGTGTGTGGAAGATCCCTCGAGGTCAACATCTACTTTGCTGAGTACTGTTAAAAATATTTCACATAGCCCAGGTTCTGGGAGTTGTTTATCACAAGCCAGTGGCTCTGTGTCAAGTTTGGCATCCGGGACAACAGAAGAGATGAGGTCAGTTTATGAAGGAGTTAGTCATGGAAATACAGACTGCATGAAAAATACAAGTGAATCCACCGATGCCTTCGGAGCAGAGGAAAATGAAGGTGATGAATTTACTTTCATGGATGAAGAGGATGAAATTCGTGTGTAA